In the Grimontia kaedaensis genome, one interval contains:
- a CDS encoding methyl-accepting chemotaxis protein, translating to MCQKIFLKGVNKAVIKPSFYFVNKKNLPTIFSGMLRFRAMVKLINLGFKQRVIAISAILLTLSLSISSYLSYYFLSEEKTQNIDENISLRVDAVSNTVESWIGNVSLSLQKNAPFFAESISDEQILLSTSQIKNSSQVFAVIVGYENGSAFSSNSGKYDPKAYDPRGRGWYKAAKEKGGTIITDIYTGATTKKLMVSIAEPFYEGKTIKGVLLADLTIDIIAQQIVNRLPESGIASLFDERGIVVASSSRKSKPGETAISLIPELAPYERELLAPGYGYFDYPSHDKTRTAYHNQIELGAGKSWFYVVSVDEETVYQSLDTLINRMLLVSVVLLLVSIAVLVFVLQRLFQPIIGLQQKIKALTEGDGDLTKHIEVTSKDEIGNVAMSVNTLMQRLGAMISETKLLGDKVGTGMDASTLSASEARDKIDRQMNEVDQLATAMNQMSVSAKEVANHSQLASESAQSASNNVDRSAHLVESSARSTASLSNQVCEAVTVVSDLNTSALGIGSVLSVITDIAGQTNLLALNAAIEAARAGDSGRGFAVVADEVRKLAQKTQQSTEEIGTMIESLQSGAKKALEVMEASQQEVGQTLEHSKDADIELQSIREAVAQITDMIYQIASAAEEQSLVCEEVNRNAQVTKDISAEVSRLVNEMHDVIKGQKQNVSDQNDVLGQFTV from the coding sequence GTGTGTCAAAAAATCTTTCTTAAAGGCGTGAATAAAGCGGTCATAAAACCTAGTTTTTATTTCGTTAATAAGAAGAATTTACCGACTATATTCAGCGGGATGTTGAGATTTAGAGCTATGGTGAAATTGATAAACCTTGGATTCAAACAGAGAGTTATTGCAATTTCTGCTATTCTTCTTACTCTCTCTTTAAGTATATCGAGCTACTTATCTTATTATTTTCTGAGCGAAGAGAAAACCCAAAATATTGATGAGAATATTTCTCTTCGTGTTGATGCGGTAAGTAATACTGTAGAAAGTTGGATTGGAAATGTTTCCCTTTCTCTTCAGAAAAATGCCCCTTTTTTTGCTGAATCAATATCTGATGAGCAAATATTATTATCTACAAGTCAAATCAAAAATTCTTCCCAAGTGTTTGCCGTTATTGTGGGATACGAGAATGGCAGTGCATTTAGCTCGAACTCTGGGAAATACGACCCTAAGGCCTATGACCCCAGAGGAAGAGGGTGGTATAAAGCGGCCAAAGAGAAAGGCGGTACCATTATTACCGATATTTATACCGGTGCCACAACAAAAAAGTTGATGGTGAGTATTGCTGAGCCTTTTTATGAAGGAAAAACAATCAAAGGAGTACTACTCGCTGATCTTACGATCGACATTATTGCGCAGCAGATTGTTAATAGACTCCCAGAAAGTGGTATTGCCTCTTTATTTGATGAGCGAGGAATAGTCGTTGCTTCATCAAGTAGAAAAAGCAAACCGGGCGAGACAGCAATCAGCTTAATTCCAGAACTCGCTCCGTACGAGAGAGAGTTATTAGCGCCTGGTTATGGTTATTTTGATTATCCGAGTCATGATAAAACCAGAACGGCTTATCACAATCAGATTGAATTGGGGGCGGGAAAGTCTTGGTTCTATGTGGTCAGTGTGGATGAAGAAACCGTTTATCAGTCTTTAGATACTTTGATTAACCGTATGCTTTTGGTCTCTGTGGTCTTGTTGTTGGTATCGATTGCTGTTCTGGTTTTTGTTTTACAGCGACTGTTCCAGCCAATCATTGGATTGCAGCAAAAAATAAAAGCGCTTACTGAAGGGGATGGCGATCTGACTAAGCACATAGAAGTTACTAGCAAAGATGAGATTGGCAATGTCGCCATGAGTGTCAATACACTTATGCAGCGATTGGGCGCCATGATCTCTGAGACGAAATTGCTGGGAGATAAAGTAGGTACAGGTATGGATGCTTCAACACTTAGTGCCTCGGAAGCTAGAGACAAGATTGATAGGCAAATGAATGAGGTGGATCAGCTAGCAACCGCGATGAACCAGATGTCGGTAAGTGCGAAAGAAGTGGCTAACCATTCCCAACTGGCTTCTGAATCCGCTCAGAGTGCGAGTAACAATGTGGACCGAAGTGCTCATTTAGTAGAGAGTTCTGCGCGCTCTACAGCGTCGTTATCCAATCAAGTATGCGAAGCAGTGACCGTGGTCTCTGATCTCAACACGTCTGCATTGGGCATTGGTTCAGTGCTCAGTGTCATCACAGATATTGCAGGGCAGACTAATTTATTGGCGCTCAACGCGGCTATCGAAGCGGCGCGTGCAGGGGATAGCGGTCGTGGATTCGCTGTTGTAGCTGATGAAGTGAGGAAGCTGGCACAGAAAACTCAGCAGTCTACCGAGGAAATTGGGACCATGATTGAATCCCTTCAAAGTGGGGCCAAAAAGGCGTTGGAAGTCATGGAAGCTAGCCAACAGGAAGTTGGTCAAACATTAGAGCACTCAAAAGATGCAGATATTGAGCTTCAATCCATTCGTGAAGCAGTAGCCCAAATCACAGACATGATATATCAAATCGCTTCAGCGGCTGAAGAGCAGAGCCTTGTTTGTGAGGAGGTCAATCGTAATGCTCAGGTGACAAAAGACATTTCCGCGGAAGTGTCGAGGTTAGTGAATGAGATGCATGACGTGATTAAAGGTCAAAAACAGAATGTGTCCGATCAAAACGATGTTCTGGGACAGTTCACTGTTTAG
- the ppsA gene encoding phosphoenolpyruvate synthase — translation MQKNTLWFDTLSMDDVDKVGGKNASLGEMVSNLANVGVSVPNGFATTSFAFNQFLDYEGLDDRIHQVLDELDIEDVEALRKAGSQIRQWVLDAPFPTDLEQDIRNNYETLVDGNSELSVAVRSSATAEDLPDASFAGQQETFLNVKGIDAVLEATKHVFASLFNDRAISYRVHQGFDHRGISLSAGIQRMVRSDKASSGVMFTLDTESGFDQVVFITSSWGLGEMVVQGAVNPDEFYVHKPLLEAGHPAVVKRTFGSKLIKMIYADSQEIGKQVEVIDTSAEEQNQFSLNDDEIAELAKQAMIIEKHYKRPMDIEWAKDGIDGKLYIVQARPETVCSQKQGNVIERYELSAKAGVLVEGRAIGQRIGNGSVRIVKSLDEMSLVQDGDVLVTDMTDPDWEPVMKKASAIVTNRGGRTCHAAIIARELGIPAIVGCGDATSKLSDGSEVTISCAEGETGYVYEGKLDFAVSQTAVDELPMLPTKVMMNVGNPDRAFDFAQIPNEGVGLARLEFIINKMIGIHPKALLNFDAQSAELKETINERIRGYKDPVDFYVSKLTEGIATIGAAFWPKRVIVRMSDFKSNEYSNLIGGSEFEPHEENPMLGFRGASRYISPVFEDCFELETQAIKRVRDEMGLKNVEIMIPFVRTTGEAAEVNDLLAKHNLRRGEQGLKVIMMCELPSNAVLAEDFLKYFDGFSIGSNDMTQLTLGLDRDSGDVAHLFDERNPAVKAMLKMAINAATKAGKYVGICGQGPSDHDDLAQWLMDQGISSVSLNPDTVVDTWMKLGKVADKS, via the coding sequence ATGCAAAAGAACACCCTCTGGTTCGATACCCTGTCCATGGATGATGTTGACAAGGTCGGCGGCAAAAACGCTTCTCTTGGCGAAATGGTTTCCAACCTCGCTAATGTTGGCGTTTCTGTCCCGAATGGGTTTGCGACCACTTCGTTTGCGTTTAACCAGTTCCTTGATTACGAAGGTCTGGATGATCGTATTCACCAAGTGCTCGATGAACTGGATATTGAAGATGTTGAAGCCCTACGCAAAGCCGGTTCCCAAATTCGACAATGGGTACTGGACGCCCCCTTCCCTACTGATTTAGAGCAGGATATCCGAAACAATTACGAAACGCTGGTAGACGGAAATTCGGAGCTTTCCGTTGCTGTGCGTTCATCTGCGACCGCCGAGGATTTGCCGGATGCATCCTTTGCAGGCCAGCAGGAAACTTTCCTGAACGTCAAAGGCATCGATGCCGTGCTTGAGGCAACCAAGCACGTCTTCGCCTCCCTGTTTAATGACCGCGCGATTTCTTACCGTGTGCATCAAGGCTTTGATCACCGCGGTATCTCTCTGTCTGCGGGCATTCAGCGCATGGTGCGTTCAGACAAAGCTTCATCTGGCGTGATGTTTACTCTGGACACCGAATCAGGCTTCGATCAGGTGGTGTTTATCACTTCCTCATGGGGTCTTGGTGAAATGGTGGTGCAAGGTGCGGTGAACCCTGATGAGTTCTACGTGCACAAACCACTGCTGGAAGCGGGTCACCCTGCAGTAGTAAAACGCACTTTCGGCTCTAAGCTGATCAAGATGATTTACGCCGACAGCCAGGAAATTGGTAAGCAGGTAGAGGTTATAGATACCTCAGCAGAGGAACAAAACCAGTTCTCGCTGAATGATGATGAAATCGCAGAGCTTGCCAAGCAAGCGATGATCATCGAGAAGCACTACAAGCGTCCAATGGACATTGAGTGGGCAAAAGACGGCATCGACGGCAAGCTGTATATCGTTCAGGCACGTCCTGAAACGGTTTGCTCGCAGAAGCAAGGCAACGTGATTGAACGTTACGAGCTGAGCGCCAAAGCAGGTGTATTGGTGGAAGGCCGTGCTATCGGTCAACGTATCGGCAACGGTAGTGTCCGTATCGTGAAATCACTGGATGAAATGTCATTGGTACAGGACGGCGATGTGCTGGTCACTGACATGACTGACCCTGATTGGGAACCAGTGATGAAGAAAGCTTCCGCCATTGTCACCAACCGTGGCGGCCGTACCTGTCACGCGGCGATTATTGCCCGTGAACTTGGTATTCCTGCCATCGTCGGTTGTGGCGACGCCACCAGCAAACTTAGCGATGGTTCGGAAGTGACTATCTCTTGTGCAGAAGGTGAAACCGGTTACGTTTACGAAGGTAAGCTCGACTTTGCGGTCAGCCAAACTGCAGTAGACGAACTACCAATGCTACCGACCAAAGTCATGATGAATGTGGGTAACCCGGATCGTGCGTTCGACTTCGCCCAAATTCCGAACGAAGGTGTTGGTCTTGCCCGTCTGGAATTCATCATCAATAAGATGATTGGTATTCACCCCAAAGCCCTGCTGAACTTTGACGCACAAAGCGCCGAACTGAAAGAGACCATCAATGAGCGCATTCGCGGTTACAAAGATCCGGTCGATTTCTACGTCAGCAAACTGACCGAAGGGATCGCGACCATTGGTGCCGCTTTCTGGCCGAAGCGCGTCATCGTGCGTATGTCAGACTTCAAATCGAACGAATACAGCAACCTGATTGGTGGCAGCGAATTCGAACCCCATGAAGAAAATCCAATGTTGGGCTTCCGTGGTGCTTCACGTTACATCTCGCCAGTGTTTGAAGATTGCTTCGAGTTGGAAACTCAGGCGATCAAACGCGTGCGTGACGAGATGGGTCTGAAGAACGTTGAAATCATGATCCCATTCGTTCGCACTACAGGTGAAGCGGCAGAAGTGAATGACCTTCTGGCGAAACACAACCTGCGACGTGGTGAGCAGGGTCTGAAAGTCATCATGATGTGCGAACTGCCATCTAATGCGGTATTGGCGGAAGACTTCCTGAAGTACTTTGATGGCTTTTCCATTGGTTCAAACGACATGACCCAGCTAACGCTAGGCCTTGACCGTGATTCCGGTGATGTCGCGCATCTGTTTGATGAGCGTAACCCAGCGGTGAAAGCCATGCTGAAGATGGCAATTAATGCAGCCACCAAAGCAGGTAAGTACGTCGGTATCTGTGGTCAGGGACCTTCCGATCACGATGACTTGGCGCAATGGCTGATGGATCAGGGTATCAGCTCTGTTTCCCTCAACCCGGATACCGTGGTTGATACCTGGATGAAACTTGGCAAGGTGGCTGACAAGTCTTAA
- the ppsR gene encoding posphoenolpyruvate synthetase regulatory kinase/phosphorylase PpsR, whose product MKHTEIQTRDVFYVSDGTAITCETLGHVVLGQFSFVSNEKTFPFVESEDKVADLVKQIQQSHDKHGVKPLVFFSMVVPAMRDQLLQAPAFFYDVLENIVQRVAEDTQIEPKPKLQRSRSVSKDSDTYFDRISAIEYTLAHDDGISLKDLDKADIILLGVSRSGKTPTSLYMAMQFGLRVVNYPFIAEDMKMLRLLPEFEFQRHKLFGLTIEPERLTQIRQNRLSGSEYASSEQCEQEIATIESLFRREAIPYINTTSLSVEEISTRVLEKTGLKRRLF is encoded by the coding sequence TTGAAGCACACAGAAATTCAAACCCGAGACGTCTTTTATGTCTCGGACGGGACAGCCATCACATGCGAGACATTAGGGCATGTTGTTTTGGGTCAGTTTTCCTTTGTCTCAAACGAGAAAACGTTCCCTTTTGTCGAGTCTGAAGACAAAGTGGCGGATTTGGTCAAACAGATCCAACAATCCCACGATAAACATGGGGTAAAACCGTTGGTTTTCTTCTCCATGGTCGTTCCTGCCATGCGTGATCAACTGCTTCAGGCACCAGCATTTTTCTACGATGTGTTGGAAAATATCGTCCAGCGTGTGGCAGAGGACACTCAAATCGAGCCCAAGCCAAAACTTCAACGTTCCCGCAGTGTCAGTAAGGATTCAGACACCTACTTTGACCGTATTTCGGCCATTGAATACACCTTGGCGCACGATGACGGCATTTCTTTAAAAGACTTGGATAAAGCCGACATCATTCTGCTGGGTGTTTCTCGCAGTGGTAAAACCCCGACCAGCCTCTACATGGCGATGCAATTTGGCCTTCGTGTGGTGAACTACCCGTTTATCGCAGAAGACATGAAAATGCTGCGTTTATTGCCTGAATTCGAGTTCCAGCGTCACAAGTTGTTTGGTTTGACGATTGAGCCAGAACGCCTGACCCAGATCCGTCAGAACCGGCTTTCAGGCAGTGAATACGCCAGCAGCGAGCAGTGTGAACAGGAGATCGCAACGATTGAATCTTTGTTTCGTCGTGAAGCGATTCCTTACATCAACACCACCTCATTGTCGGTTGAAGAAATCTCCACCCGAGTACTGGAAAAAACAGGCCTCAAGCGTCGATTGTTCTGA
- a CDS encoding LysR family transcriptional regulator, with protein sequence MRADDLILFSQVVELGNFSKAAEQNSLTNSVVSKRVARLEEELGVQLLYRTTRKLTLTEAGKALLQGAKNVKQATQEAVDSVVGFGENISGHIKMSVPTISGDLLLADAVAEFCYQNPGLTVDMSLDNKFVDLIEGGYDLVIRTGYLEDSSLIARHFLDSQWIVCASPQYIAQHGKPATPEALVDHNCLQYAYQTTGASDWEFKASKGNYIVKVSGSFSTDNATALRKAALGGYGIAYVPRCLVYHDLLEGTLIDILPEQVGKKLGIYAVYPFTRQPPTKVKALIEHIRNRYLDIAHYF encoded by the coding sequence GTGCGCGCCGATGATTTAATTCTCTTTTCCCAAGTGGTTGAGCTCGGCAACTTCAGTAAAGCTGCCGAGCAAAACAGCCTGACAAACTCCGTTGTCAGTAAACGTGTTGCGCGATTAGAAGAAGAATTAGGGGTTCAGCTTCTCTACCGCACGACTCGCAAGCTCACACTGACAGAAGCGGGAAAAGCCCTTTTACAGGGGGCGAAAAACGTCAAACAGGCTACCCAGGAAGCGGTCGATTCGGTCGTGGGGTTTGGCGAAAACATTAGCGGTCATATCAAAATGTCGGTGCCAACCATTTCCGGCGATTTGCTATTGGCAGATGCCGTGGCGGAATTCTGTTATCAAAACCCTGGTCTCACCGTCGATATGTCGCTCGACAACAAGTTCGTCGACTTGATTGAAGGTGGCTATGACCTGGTTATCCGCACGGGATATCTGGAAGATTCCAGCCTGATTGCCCGCCATTTCCTTGATTCACAATGGATAGTTTGTGCTTCGCCGCAATACATTGCCCAACACGGAAAACCCGCCACACCGGAAGCATTGGTCGACCACAATTGCCTGCAATACGCGTATCAAACCACTGGGGCGTCGGACTGGGAATTCAAGGCGAGTAAAGGTAACTACATCGTCAAAGTGTCTGGCAGTTTTTCCACTGATAATGCTACTGCACTTCGCAAAGCCGCATTGGGCGGTTATGGCATTGCGTACGTGCCGCGCTGTTTGGTTTACCATGATCTGTTGGAAGGTACGCTGATTGATATTCTTCCTGAGCAAGTGGGTAAGAAGCTCGGCATCTATGCCGTGTATCCGTTTACCCGACAGCCTCCGACCAAGGTGAAGGCGTTGATCGAACATATCCGCAACCGGTATCTGGACATCGCGCATTACTTCTAA
- a CDS encoding helix-turn-helix domain-containing protein, with protein MLSIPLPFVASLMLIFGAAIIFNRSYHQSNRAFWFLILCAAATAVVGLRWTTDISFFRTIQPMLGACLPVVAWWCFSQAHSNKPLSDVHWIGPGLVALSSASYPYLWLWLTDVLLVILYLVYGVWLLSLSFRTADKVRLSDTNQTSYSERVAGALLLFSAFIDGAISYDFVAFGAEHTGFILTFSYLILIPVMGMLVVIVDGSVPSQEQVPEAEVCEADDAELALNDLNSEVEHEPELITDENDEAQSVVARLDEMMEQRELFKDPDLTLNKLARKLGIPGRKISSSVNQVCGENISRAINRYRIEHAKSLLKNSDLAITEIYLEAGFQTKSNFNREFLRITEKTPSEFRSGTL; from the coding sequence ATGCTCTCTATCCCATTGCCATTTGTGGCGTCTTTGATGTTGATTTTCGGTGCGGCGATCATTTTCAATCGTTCATACCACCAGTCAAACCGTGCTTTTTGGTTTCTGATCCTGTGTGCTGCTGCAACTGCGGTCGTGGGTTTGAGGTGGACGACGGATATTAGTTTCTTCCGCACAATCCAACCCATGTTAGGCGCGTGCCTTCCTGTTGTGGCATGGTGGTGTTTCTCTCAAGCACACTCGAACAAGCCGCTCAGTGACGTTCACTGGATTGGTCCTGGGCTGGTGGCATTATCCTCTGCCAGTTACCCATATCTTTGGTTGTGGCTAACAGATGTATTGCTGGTGATTTTGTACCTAGTCTATGGTGTGTGGTTACTGTCTCTTTCTTTCAGAACCGCAGACAAGGTAAGGCTCAGCGACACAAATCAGACAAGTTACTCCGAAAGAGTTGCGGGTGCACTGTTACTGTTTTCTGCATTCATTGATGGGGCAATCTCCTATGACTTTGTCGCGTTTGGTGCTGAGCACACGGGCTTCATTCTGACGTTCAGCTATCTAATACTGATACCTGTCATGGGTATGCTGGTGGTGATTGTTGACGGAAGTGTGCCCTCCCAAGAGCAAGTGCCCGAAGCAGAAGTGTGTGAGGCTGATGACGCGGAGTTGGCTCTCAATGACTTAAATTCTGAAGTGGAGCATGAACCTGAGCTCATCACTGACGAGAATGATGAGGCGCAATCGGTGGTCGCGAGATTGGACGAGATGATGGAGCAAAGGGAGCTGTTTAAAGACCCTGATCTGACCTTAAATAAGCTGGCAAGGAAACTGGGTATTCCGGGGAGAAAAATCTCGTCGTCGGTGAATCAGGTTTGTGGGGAGAATATTTCCCGCGCCATCAACCGCTATCGGATTGAGCACGCCAAGTCCTTGCTGAAAAATAGCGACTTGGCGATCACTGAAATCTATCTTGAAGCGGGCTTTCAGACTAAATCCAACTTCAACAGAGAGTTTTTGCGGATCACCGAAAAAACGCCCAGCGAATTCCGAAGCGGCACGCTTTGA
- a CDS encoding alpha/beta hydrolase family protein codes for MKPIYLLVILLTFGLNSAFAANVGFEQFSLDDDASRPLNVSIWYPTVQTSPKTVIAENPAFIGTEVIKTATLDARKAPVVLLSHGYRGSWRNLNWLATELTKRGYVVAATDHPGTTTFDQSPPQAAQWWQRPRDISRLLSFLLADSKWSHALDTDDISAIGHSLGGWTVMQLAGLEIDRNELKKQCQLIFNPRTCGLAKELGLDEVQPTEPETTSIKDTRIKRVVSLDLGLARGFSVQSMTETLTPTLILAAGIDIGDLPQAMESGYLAEHLPLSTRHYKVYEQATHFSFMQRCKAGAIDLLEQEYKGDGIICKDGFGTQREALHADMLEDILWFLE; via the coding sequence GTGAAACCCATTTATTTACTCGTTATCTTATTAACGTTCGGCCTAAATTCTGCCTTTGCAGCGAATGTTGGGTTTGAGCAATTCTCGCTTGATGATGACGCATCAAGACCACTGAATGTTTCCATCTGGTACCCAACGGTTCAAACGTCACCAAAAACCGTGATTGCCGAAAATCCCGCTTTTATTGGTACTGAAGTGATCAAAACAGCAACGCTAGATGCGAGAAAAGCGCCTGTTGTTTTGCTTTCTCATGGCTATCGTGGAAGCTGGCGGAATCTCAATTGGCTGGCGACTGAGCTTACCAAACGCGGTTACGTGGTGGCCGCGACTGATCACCCCGGTACAACAACTTTTGACCAATCCCCACCGCAAGCCGCGCAATGGTGGCAAAGACCAAGAGATATTTCCCGCTTGCTGAGTTTTCTGCTGGCTGACTCAAAGTGGAGCCACGCTTTGGATACGGACGACATTTCCGCTATCGGTCACTCTTTGGGGGGATGGACGGTGATGCAGTTGGCAGGCCTTGAAATTGATAGAAACGAATTGAAAAAACAATGCCAGCTCATTTTTAATCCAAGAACGTGCGGACTGGCAAAAGAGCTGGGGCTTGATGAGGTTCAGCCAACGGAGCCCGAAACCACTTCGATTAAAGATACTCGCATCAAACGTGTTGTCAGTTTGGACTTGGGTTTAGCGCGCGGATTTTCTGTTCAGAGTATGACTGAAACGCTAACACCGACACTCATTCTCGCTGCAGGCATCGACATCGGCGATTTGCCACAAGCGATGGAATCAGGCTATTTGGCTGAACATTTACCTTTGTCGACAAGACACTACAAGGTGTATGAGCAAGCCACCCATTTCAGTTTCATGCAGCGTTGTAAGGCCGGTGCTATCGACTTGCTTGAACAGGAGTACAAGGGCGATGGCATTATCTGTAAGGATGGATTCGGCACCCAGCGTGAAGCACTGCATGCCGACATGTTGGAGGATATCCTATGGTTTCTTGAGTAG
- a CDS encoding LysR family transcriptional regulator, whose translation MDIYQVDLNLLKLFDALLKEGSVTGAGARLGLSQPAASRGLARLRKILNDQLIVRTTGGWELTPKAITLSPQVIKLLDDARSIITPSKFCPGSASGRFVVATADHLAFLLMPEIVKKLASSAPGMDLIVPPQSGDNIDLIAQGDADLAIGSFHDLPARFHCRTLYEEDFVCVVRQEHPVIQDKLTIRKFASMEHISVVITGYGSSPVDKALQQNGLSRRVTVKTPHFLVAASIVADSDLILTIPRKLARKLSKLVRLHTLELPIKVQTFTPSIIWHEKLHYDPAHVWLRSQIVDAAQGL comes from the coding sequence ATGGATATCTATCAGGTCGATCTTAATCTTCTTAAATTGTTCGATGCATTACTCAAAGAAGGCAGTGTGACAGGTGCAGGAGCTCGACTAGGCCTAAGCCAACCTGCTGCAAGTCGTGGGCTGGCGCGTTTACGTAAGATTCTGAATGACCAGTTAATTGTTCGCACAACAGGAGGCTGGGAGTTAACGCCAAAAGCTATCACGTTGTCACCTCAAGTGATCAAATTGCTTGATGATGCACGCTCAATCATTACTCCCTCTAAGTTCTGTCCAGGTAGTGCTTCGGGGCGATTTGTTGTTGCAACAGCCGATCATTTAGCCTTTTTATTGATGCCAGAAATCGTTAAAAAGCTGGCTTCATCAGCTCCTGGAATGGATCTCATTGTCCCCCCGCAATCGGGCGATAATATTGATTTGATTGCGCAGGGAGATGCTGATCTTGCAATAGGATCCTTTCACGACTTACCTGCTAGGTTTCACTGCAGAACACTTTATGAAGAAGACTTTGTTTGCGTTGTTCGCCAAGAACATCCAGTTATTCAAGATAAGTTAACAATCAGGAAGTTTGCATCGATGGAGCACATATCAGTCGTTATCACGGGGTACGGAAGCAGTCCTGTAGATAAAGCTCTACAGCAAAATGGACTCAGCAGGAGAGTAACAGTAAAAACGCCGCACTTTCTGGTTGCAGCAAGTATCGTGGCAGACAGCGATTTAATTCTTACCATTCCACGCAAGTTAGCTCGTAAATTGTCGAAATTAGTAAGGCTGCACACTCTTGAACTTCCAATCAAAGTTCAAACTTTCACGCCCTCAATCATTTGGCATGAAAAACTACACTATGACCCTGCCCATGTTTGGCTTCGAAGCCAAATTGTAGATGCTGCTCAGGGATTGTAG
- a CDS encoding NmrA family NAD(P)-binding protein translates to MIETKLYVVMGVTGRTGSVAAKTLLNDNKRVRVVMRDASRAKEWIELGAEVALADINDVPALSEVFSGADGAYIVSPPQYSSKALFSQAESMAQSITKAALVSKLPKLVALSSVGAHQADNAGWIGMNRKLEEILGSSGLNVTFLRAAYFMENWAPLVKIASGQGRLPSFLSPLDRKLPMIATGDIGRIAAESLNTDWDGIRILDLEGPNRYSPRDVANSLALKLGKPITAISIPESDWKNAIGGMGFSEQAISGFVEMTRGLNSGHIDFSDELNSVSLKGVITVEKVLESLI, encoded by the coding sequence ATGATAGAAACCAAACTGTATGTCGTCATGGGTGTGACTGGCCGCACGGGTTCAGTAGCAGCCAAGACGTTATTAAACGACAACAAACGAGTAAGAGTGGTCATGCGTGACGCTTCGAGAGCAAAGGAGTGGATCGAGCTTGGAGCAGAGGTTGCCTTAGCTGATATCAATGACGTGCCTGCATTAAGTGAGGTGTTTTCTGGCGCTGACGGTGCTTATATCGTGAGTCCGCCGCAATATTCGTCAAAGGCGCTTTTTTCACAAGCGGAATCGATGGCGCAATCTATCACAAAAGCGGCTTTAGTCTCGAAGCTACCTAAGCTAGTCGCTCTTTCGTCCGTTGGCGCTCATCAAGCTGATAATGCTGGTTGGATAGGGATGAACAGAAAGCTTGAAGAGATACTGGGTAGTAGTGGACTGAACGTAACTTTCTTGCGTGCTGCATACTTTATGGAAAACTGGGCACCGCTTGTGAAAATAGCCAGTGGGCAAGGGAGGCTACCAAGTTTTCTTTCACCCTTAGATCGAAAGCTTCCTATGATAGCGACAGGAGATATTGGTCGAATAGCCGCAGAATCGCTCAATACTGACTGGGACGGTATACGTATTCTTGACCTTGAAGGCCCCAATCGCTATTCGCCTAGAGATGTAGCGAATAGCCTGGCTCTAAAGCTTGGAAAACCAATCACGGCTATTTCTATACCGGAGTCAGATTGGAAAAATGCTATTGGAGGTATGGGGTTTTCAGAACAAGCCATTTCTGGGTTTGTAGAAATGACTCGAGGGCTCAATTCAGGCCACATAGATTTTTCTGATGAATTGAATTCAGTCAGTCTGAAGGGGGTCATTACCGTTGAAAAGGTTTTGGAGTCTTTGATTTAG
- a CDS encoding tetratricopeptide repeat protein — MIATNHHIDKQLTSIIKIRYGYWNMNDLTKEEIMLSVIRCIFFPLFLSLLIGCQSKLATNDKNQQHSFFEMAKRGAELGDPVDQYFLANMYQEGRNGLTPNTYKAKHWYEKSAIQGNARAQNNLGRIYEAGLGTNVDNTKAYYWYNLSAQQGHRIALYNLASLYLNGKGVKSDKEKARHYFELSAKKKFSNAQHNLGVLYENGDGVEQNYKLAFAWYSAARTFDPRVQESLDRLTVKIGDEIDEAKIFASSYIIKFGKEK; from the coding sequence ATGATTGCAACAAACCATCATATTGATAAACAATTAACTTCTATAATTAAAATCAGATATGGTTACTGGAACATGAATGATTTAACCAAGGAGGAAATTATGTTAAGTGTCATCAGGTGCATATTTTTTCCACTTTTTTTATCTTTACTGATTGGATGCCAATCCAAGTTAGCCACCAATGATAAAAATCAACAACATTCTTTTTTCGAGATGGCAAAAAGAGGGGCTGAATTAGGAGATCCTGTGGATCAGTATTTTCTAGCGAATATGTATCAGGAAGGGCGCAATGGTCTTACTCCTAACACATATAAAGCTAAACATTGGTACGAAAAATCAGCAATACAGGGCAATGCAAGGGCTCAGAATAATTTAGGGCGGATATATGAAGCAGGGCTCGGTACAAATGTTGATAATACGAAAGCTTATTATTGGTATAATTTGTCAGCTCAGCAAGGTCATCGAATTGCATTGTATAATCTCGCGAGTTTGTACCTTAATGGTAAAGGTGTAAAATCAGATAAAGAGAAGGCTAGGCATTATTTCGAGCTTTCTGCAAAGAAAAAATTTAGTAACGCTCAGCATAATCTTGGTGTTCTATATGAAAATGGGGATGGTGTTGAACAGAACTATAAACTGGCTTTCGCGTGGTATTCTGCTGCAAGGACTTTTGACCCTAGAGTTCAAGAGTCTTTAGATAGACTAACTGTCAAAATAGGTGATGAAATCGACGAAGCTAAGATTTTTGCAAGCTCTTATATAATAAAATTCGGTAAGGAAAAATAA